The window taaaataaaaatgtagtAATAAGTGGTAGACGACTACTGCAGTTAGGCCccatttggtttttattttatttttttaccaaaaactaATTCACTTTACAATTATGCAATAAGAAGtgtttggaaaaaaataaaaacttccgcTTATTTTGAAAGTAATGTCCTCTAGATAGTAGCTTTTAAAAGGAGTTTTTAGGTTGCTTTTAAAAgctattttcataaaaaaacagAGTTAAGCCTTTAATAGATATTTTATacccttctttaatcattctacatttattttctttgtcgAAGAACAAAGTGAGTTCACTACCTACCACTACAACCACTAACCTTGCACAATCACCACCATTACCACCACCCGTCATTGCCACCGCCGCAACAGcagccgccaccaccaccaccatcacaacCACAATTGCCACCACTACCATCCTTACCACTGCTGTCcccaccaccactaccaccatcACCACAACCATTTGCAGTTGCCATCACCACCATTGTCCTTACCATCACTGTCGTCGCCACCATCTCGGCCCACACCACCATGTCTATTTTTGTCATATACATGATTATATcacttttatattaaaatttaccaaactACCTTTCGTACTCACAACACTCTCAAAATACAATTTATCAAACACCTAATCACTTCATTTTACAACTAATCTATCCACATACTCATGTTTACCTTTTATAAACCCATCTCAATTTTTGGTCACAAATCAAAGGAATCAAAGATGATCAAATGacataaaattttttttttttaaacaaacgatattatctacactaagggataAAGGTGGACTTAGTCTTacaatggactaacaataatatggttcaaattcactttagcaagaatcgaacttaagatctatcacttacaaataaaaagaaataccactaaatGATAGAAATTAATAAAGTTGTATAAAAAATGTACACGGATAGCTTCACCCTTATTCCATGTCTTCGGAAAAACTAGAATCCATGTTTGGCCGCTTGGATGCCCACCCCTAGATAATAGCCGAAGCCAAATCTTAAATATTAACGCTACAGTTGTACTTAACGGTGGATGTGAAGCTCTGCGCAGTGAAGTCTACCcgccgagagagagagagagagagagagagagaaagagagagagcgcgtgcaaggaagagagagaatggCTTGCAATGTAAGTGTAGTCCACCAAGCAATGGCATCCGCCATAGCACAGCCTAACAAAGCTCCTCCTCAGCTCCCCTGCGCACATCTGTCTTCGTCTTCCAATTCAAAGCCCAAGCCTTTCAAGCTCCTTCGATCCTCCCAATCTTCTTTCGCTTCCACCTTCTCCCCCTCTCGCCctcaaaccctaattccctctcGTTCCAGCAAAGCTCCCAATTTCCTGGTACGCATTTACCCTCCCACCACaatttcttgtttctgtttactttttagttaattttattGATTATTATTGTTGTTTAATAGGTTGTAGGTTGTGGCAAGGCGGAGCCGCTAAGAATAATGATATCGGGGGCGCCTGCTTCCGGTAAAGGAACGCAGTGCCAGCTGATTACTCAGAAAGTGAGTTCTTGCTATTACGAAATTTTATGCCTAATTGTTTTGATTTGCTGGTTCTATCTGCAACTTGGGGACTTTTACTACTCGAAGGCGCAACGATACCAATGTTTTATTTGCCTCAGAGGAGTCCCATTTTGTACAATTTTCATGCAGTTTTTGTTTGCCTAAGATATAATGGGTATGCACGTAAAGCAATTGATTGATTTCGGATGATTGTATGTGTAATGTATGTATCTTCGTGACGCTAAAATTTGAGGCCGGAGAAGTTTTCAAATTGTTATGAATTTATAGCATTGTTTATATAAGTTACTACTTACCACTTTATGTCATGATTTTCTCATGACGAAAGCAGATTGAATCAAGTCATCCTCTATATGCAGTATGGTTTAGTGCACGTCGCTGCTGGAGATTTACTTAGAGCAGAAATTGCTTCTGGGAGTGAAAATGGAAGGCGTGCGAGGGAGTACATGGAACAAGGAAAATTGGTTCCGGATGAAATAGTTGTCATGGTAGGGAGTACATGGAACAAGGAGAATTTATTTATGTCGACATTTTGTCATGCTAGTGATGATTCCTTGGTTTTAATCCCGTAGATGGTGAAAGACCGTCTATTGCAGCCAGATTCTCAAGAAAAAGGTTGGCTTTTGGATGGGTACCCTAGGAGCTCATCGCAAGCAATTGCTCTTAAGGAATTAGGCTTCAAGCCGGATCTTTTCATTCTACTAGAAGTAAGGATTAGTTTTTGCTGCTGTTGGCGTTTACTGTTTTATAATTGTTCAAACATTGTGCATAAATAGGAGATAGTCTTGAAGAAGCATCGTTGcatattttagttcttttatttgattattttttttagtttaaaagcCAGGAAAATTGTTTTATATCAcgaattttagtttttctgaTGCATAGAGGGGGAAAAAAAGGAACAATGGAAATTTTCGTTTGTTGGATGCAAAAAGTCAGTGTGAGCTTCACAACTGTTGTTAACCATCTGACTTTTGATTTGCAGGTCTCAGAAGATATTCTTGTTGAGAGAGTTGTTGGAAGAAGGTTAGATCCTATTACTGGAAAGATATACCATTTGAAGTATTCTCCGCCAGAGACCCAAGAGATAGCGTCAAGGCTCACCCAACGTTTTGATGATACAGAAGAAAAGGTAAATTTTGAATCATTCTTCCAATTCATAATACTTTGACTTCAAGGTGATCAATTATCATTTTCTCTTGTTTAATAGATTTTCTTAATTCTTTGATAGTCCATGTAGGTTTTTAATCAAGTATAGCCACTTAGTGACTAaactatatttatttttattttacttcaACAAAAGGTGAAATTGCGATTACACACTCATCATCAGAATGTGGAGGCGGTACTTTCAATGTACGAAGACATAACAGTTAAGGCATGTATAtaatgtctctctctctctctctctctctctctctctctctctctctaatgtGTGTATGTGATGCctcttgtttaaaaaaaaaattgcatatatTTATTTGCACAATGTACATATCCGTGTAGTACTCAATGTGTGTATTTACTTGTACACCCTATGTGCATGTTctatttattcttttatgtGTATGCTATTTACTTGTATTCCTGTTGTCTATTGATATCTAGTCTTCTGCTAATATGATGTGAAATCAACTTAGGATATCAATGTTTGTTGATAGCTAGTCTTCAGTGGTTTAAACATTCTTGTCTCATCAACCATTTTATCATTTGTTTAATTTCATAGCTGGATATTAGAACAAATAATCCACATATTTGGGGTGTCCAACTATATCCTTGCCTGAACATGTGCTATTGACGCTAGTATGTTAGGTTAAGGATGAAAAATATTGACCGATGTTCTGATAGGTCAGCcaatatattgatattttcCTATAGAGATACAAATAAGGGGTGAAGCAATTCCTTCCACGGTATCTCTGCTATTGTTTGTTTCTGCAGGATtagtttcacaccctttcttggcCTGTCACCACGGGCGTCAAGCCCCTGGATAGATTCCAGTTAtcttttattatcttttaaTTTCAACTTTTATGTATTTTTGCTTCCTCTAGTCTACCAAATTCTGCTGTCCAATCCCATCCTACCTCATCTTACATGCCCACCATGAACCCAAAGACCCACCTACCAGCATGAGCTAGCTGAACCTAAATGCCATGGAGGCTGGAGACCAGCCAACCCAATGGAGACCTCATATTTCCTCACtattataaaatatgaaatttttgCAGTCGTAGCAACATCATCTTTCTAAAGCATTATTCTAATCAATTGGGAGTGCTTTATGTATCATCCGTTTACTAATCATGGTTGTCTTCGAGACTACCTCCACTATAAGAATAAAGTCACACGATGGGAAAGTGTCTTGAAATTCAACACCTTGATTACAATCTGCAGGAAAGGAATTCCTGGAAAGTATATCCTTGTGCTTATCATATAGATGATATCTAAGTAGCTTAATACAACACTTGTGTCTGAAGCCAAGATGAGGTGCTGTTCCCTTCTCATATTCCCATTTCAAATTGTCAATCTTCATATATCCAAGAGGCTGATTACCCAAGGGTAGAGTTGTAAAATAAAACTTATTAAAAGGTCAGTAGGGAAAAGGGTTATTTATTTGTTAGtgttgtttattttatattttggagAGGGTGGGGAGgaatagaaaaaggaaaaggaagaatCACTTCACCTCACTcatttcttattcttttttaaCAATTTATTAAGTGTTTGTTTTCTTGATATACTTGCTCATTTTCGGCGTTACTCTACTCATAATTGTACACCTATGCAATTGCAAGTTTGCACCAGCATAGTCCACCATGACGAAAAGGTTTTCAGTGTGCCGGGAACATTGCCAATACAtcgtgtcataatataagtggttgaaattatttttttaaagtatcCAATCATTTGTAATATGACACTTGGTGTACCGGGCCGTGTTCCTGGCCTACTGAAAAGTCTCTTCACCTTGACAGCTAAGTCTGGTTTTCTGATAACATAAACGGTGTAAAGTCAAGCCTAGTAGCAGGCTCCATGGGCATATTCTTTTCCTGGGAGAAAAAAAAGTGCCTGCTAAACTGTCTTTCTCCAAGGTAGCTAACTTTATAAAAAATTGCGTCATATGGTATCATGATATCATGAAGTGAAGGATCCTAAATAAACAGACCTGTTCTCGTAGACCCCAGGGTCCAAGGAAATTGTGGTCACCCCCATTTCAATCTCAATCCAGATGGTCACTTAACTTTTTTATTGTGCTTTCTTCTCCAATGTTAAATtaagatcgaacggtggatcaCCATGATTTCCTTGGACCCTGGGGTCTAGGAGAACGGGAGTCCCTAAATAAACATATGCATAGGTTGATCATGGTATCATAAAATTTGTAGATGTATAACTTGCTGGggttaattgaattttttttttctttttcttttctgtgaAAAGTACTGCAGAATTTATTTCTTGACTGTTGACACCCCTCCCTCTTCACATTGCTGATGCCTTTAACCAAGTCATTTTGTTGTGCTTATAAGCTTAAAGCAAATTATGATGGTTATGAGATGGCAGAAGTTTGACATGGGATTAGTGTCAAATAGTTAGAATggattatgttttttatttttgggaaaattACACCAATACCATCTGATCTATAGCCGTTGTTTCCGTTTTCCACTTGGAAAAGAATTGAGTGAGTTGGCCACTTCATTACAATTTTGCTGCACTGTGGCACCTATAGCCTACCTCCCGCCAaacttttttgtcaaaaaagttGCACATGATTCGCAGGTCAGCCTGTTTGAAGGGTATTTTGAGTTCTAAGATGTCAATACACACTGTTGAAAGGGTCATGTGCAAAGTACATGCAACTTTTTGGACAGAAAAAAGAACAGAGTTAGTCATAGGTTGCCTATTGCAATTAGATTAAACTGAGGTGGGTGACTCCATTTTCTTTATCCAGGTGGCAAATTGCAACAAGGCCCAAAATACAGGTGCTATTTGCATAATTTGCCTTTTATAGGCAACCGTTGGGATGAGATTGTATACTGTACGATGAAAATACAGTATCCATTTGGTTGTGGATTATGTAACTTGGATTGTGCTTCTGTTTGCTTCAGATTAATGGAAGTCTTGCCAAGGAGGATGTGTTTGCCGAAATTGACAGTGCGCTGACTAGACTTGTTGAGAAAAGAAAGTCGACTTCAGAATCTCTAGCGGCATAGAAGGTGAAGTGTTCCTATTCTTACAAGTTTAGTTCAAGTCGGTAATTTTGCACAATTTGGTTGTTAGGCTATGCTTGCAATCTCCTGCGAACGGAGACCCAACTTCTACATGTCTTATGGAAAGGTCAGccctaaaaaaagaaaagaagtaaATAAGTTAACACTCATATTGTGTTAGACCACagttatttattttcaaggCATATGAGTCAGCTTAAATTCCGAGTACATTTGTTTTATAATCACAACTCGGataatattttgaatcaaaattgGAGCGATATGGAGAAATATtgtttatttcctttttctatCCTGGTATTTGGCTAAGCGACACAGTGGGTCAATTATATTTATGTGTTGAGTTTGAACCCTTGATGTCCTGTATTAAAATCAAGAGTTTTTAAGAAAACTTTAGAGAATTGAAGTTTGGTGCTACGGTGCATCACCAAAACTAGCTCACAGGGTTATTACAAACAGAGTCTTAGCTACGCTCGTCGTATCATCAAATAAACGACAGTGATACCTGAGATCCATATTATAGCAATATAGCCACGATTAGCAAGGTCATCCGCAATTATGTTTTTCTTCTAGTACACATGAATTAATTGCAGTCCCAAACCCGTCTCATGTACAGTCTAGTATTATCACTCAAAGAATGAAGAATAAAGATTTCTGTATGTTATATAAACCACTATATTGTGGCCATAACAAACAATGGACTGaactcaaatttattttaatcgGTCACAACCTATCCCAATCAACCTACCAAATAAGGCCAGGGTTTATGGTtgagggttttgttttgtttaagtaATAAAGATGAAAGAGGATGATAGCTTTGCTTGTTTTTGTGGGCCAAATATTAGATATTAtactttttcttccttttcagTTTTATTCTATTAGGTGTTTTTtatcaatttatattagatatACATTTACTTAAGAGCTAATGGAACACATGGTGTAAAATCAAGCGATGTTGCATTCTAGAATTCATACAGCTGACTTCACTTAATGAGATTAAGCttcattgttgttgttggtaTTCTATTTGTGGACTTTTCCTCCAATTTGACTTGTTCtcgaaggagaaaaaaaaattcaaagctaaaccatttgaatgaaacaaagaccaagttgaagaaaagaaaaggtccTGGCTTGAAATCCAGTGGTtgcaatttacgcatataattATATACACTTTTTGCCTTGACCAATCAGCAAATGCCAAGaagattaagaaaacaaaaaaagtccAATATATGCATAAAAAATTGGAAACATGAAAAGGAAGTGAATGGTTTTTGCTCTACAAAACTTGACAACGTCATGGCACCATTACATCATCACGTGGATTCAGTCGTGGAACTGGAACGAGAGTGAGAAGGGTGTGCCAAAAAATAAGCCGACGCATTTTCCAAGCAACTTACAATGTGAGTCATGGTTGGCCTGTCACTACCTTGTAATCTTACACAGTCCGCTGCCAAGTACCCAACATATGCCACTGCCTCTATTTCAAACGGCGTTGGGGGTGCCACTCTTGGATCCAAAATCCTGTGTATCTCGTCATTCGCAATGTACGGCACGACAAAATCAACAACATTTCTTGGCATCCCATTCTCATTTTTGTGAATTGCGTTGTAACCGGACAACAATTCAAGCAACACCACTCCGAAGCTATAAACATCACTCTTGGAAGTTAGACGACGAAGCCTATAGTACTCCGGGTCCATGTACCCAAATGTGCCAGCTGCGCCAAGCGAAAGGTGAGTTTCTTCATCCTCCGGCCCCATCAAAGAGAGGCCAAAATCGGCTACCTTGCCCCTCAATGTGTCATCCAACAGTATGTTGGATGACTTAATGTCGCGGTGTATGACTGGTGGGATTGCATACACATGTAGGTACTCGATCCCTCGGGCTGCATCAAGAGCCACTTCGATGCGCTTGGCCCATGAGAGCAAAGGGGAGTGTGGGAGCTCGTGGAGATGGTCATGGAGGGAGCCATTTTCCAGGTATTCATACACGAGTATTCGCTCTTTTGCATCTTCAAAGAATCCAAGTAATTGAACCAAGTTCTTGTGGTTGAGGCGTGAAAGGGACTCGAGCTCGTTTACAAAAGCACAGTCCTTGTCCTGCTGGCGCTTTGTGTAGCCTCCGTGTGATGAAGAGATTGACGTCTCAGCACGCTTGATAGCCACTTTTCGACCATCATCTAATGTGGCGTGGTAGACAGAGCCGTAGCTGCCAGTTCCGACCTTGTGTTCTTCGGAGAAATTGGAGGTGGCTTCGAGTAGTAGTTGCAGTGGAAATTCCTCCAAGGAAGCCCCATTGCTCACCAAATGGCTTAGCCGCTTCTCTAACACCGGTGTCCCTGCCATTGCCGCTGCACCTTGCTCGGCTTGTAACTGGGGCTGGTCATCCAAGGGGCCTGAGTCATGAACACGGGATCCTCCAACTCCAGTTTTGCAATACTTGAACACAAAGAAACATACCGACACCACCAAAGCTAAGGACCCAACACAACCGACTACAAGAAAAGCAACCATTTTGCGGCTCCACTTACTACTTCCTGATTCTAATGGCGGCGATGGCGAGGGCACCGGCCCCGGCGACGTTCCATCATACTGCTGACAAGGTTGGCAGACTTTATATCCGTGTTCACAGAATCTACCATAGCCTGGCAATGGATTGCTGCCGTGCGGACATTCCCTTGTACATGACCCCGGCTGCACATCACTTCCGAATACCGTGAATTTGTTTGAGGCGTTAAAAATTGGGTTGCCCCAACAATACAAGGAAAAATTGTATGATGAAACTCCGCAGAAGACGCTGCGTTTTGCTTCAATTGCTGTGAAGTAAGTATCTTTCAGTGCATCGGGCATGCTGAAGTTGTTTTCCCCCCAACAAACAACTGTTCCGTTAGGCCTGAGAGCACAGCTGCGGTTTTCTCCCAAGGCCAGAGACGTGAAACTCCCCTGAGGTTTCTCACCCTTCATATCTCCCCAGCAATCCAAACTGCTATCATCCGATGAGATGGCACACGCATGACCGAAACCTGCACTCACAGCTCGGTAAACATTCCGGCCATTGATAGCGCTGGGCTCCTTCCCAACCACCAAATGATTGCTTCCTAAGCAAGTAACCTTTCCGATTTGTGATACTCCGCATACAAAATTTTCTCCCACCGCGATGCTTGAAAATCCGTAGTTGTGTCTACTGATCGTTCTTTTGTTAAACCAATGCCATTGCCAGCACTGGAGGCGACTACTAGTACTAGACCCATCCTCAATAAGGCCGCAAACGTGAGAGTTTCCAGCAACAAGTTGCTTGACAGGGGGGCCGTGGTAGATGCGCTTATGATTGCCAGACAACCTCCAGCAGCTCAAAGACGAATAAGTATTGGAGGAAGAAGACGGCGGGGGCCTCAAGGCGCATAAGAAGCCATCTCCGGCAACTATAGcagtgaaggaagaagaagcgtTCTTGTTGAGACGAATTTGACTGCCGCCGCCATTGCTTCCGGTTGCAGCTGTAGGAAACTTGAAACTAGTACAATTGAGAAACGATTTCTGGTTTTGGGGATGTATGAGTGCGCAGATGAAGGTCTGGTTAGAATATTCCGAAATCGACACGGTGGAGGACagagaaagaggaaggaaaGTAAGCAAGGAGAAGGTGATGATGAAAAGTGTTAAAGAATAAGGAGCAGCCATAGTGCAGAAACTTTCATGGCAGagagatgatgatgaagaagaagaagaagaatgagagaGAAGGGATAAATTAAGTTTGTGGTGGCAGTCTCAATTTAAACGTGTAGAAGGTGGAAGAGTCGGAGAGTGTGGACCAAAGACTCGCTTACACGCTTTTGAGAGTGTTTTTGAGGACCAAAGACCAAGTCCCTTTGAACACCTTAAGTTTTGTATGCATGTATAAAGACAGAAGGGGAGCGAGAGAGAGGGGAGCGTGTGGGTCAAAGACTCGATTAAGTCCAACGTAACAAAGGATAGAcaattatttcttaattttctttcataaaaagTCTTGCTAATCTTGTTCTAAACAGGGAACTAAACTTAACCTTAGTTtagtagaagaagaaggaaagactttttttctttctcatatttatttataaatatctaGTAGAAAATACGGAAAACTATTAAGAGAATACTATCTATTTTTCTCCTATTTTCTTTGTCTATTTGCGTGTTGAGGGTTCGAATTTCACattgaaaaaaggaaaaactttGTATGTACTTATAAAAAATTGAGTTACCTCCTATGTTACCAACAATGGTTTTAAAAACGAGCCTTGCGATGTGCCTAGACAGTCTTCGAGGCGGGGCGGTGAGGAAAACGCCTCTGCCCCGCAGGAGTAGGTTTAAATGCGCTTAGGGTGTTCGAGGTGCGCCTAAGGCATCAACTGGGGCGTTTTCTTTTCAAGGTTAGGGTTTATCatagtggagaaatttttttatttgattgttgattattCTTCTACAATTAATTTTgactttgtattttttatttcgaCTCTATATATTTGATGTCTGTTGTattgttatatatattaataattttagCTCCTGTGAGGCTTCGCTTCATGCCTCAAGACTTTCGCTTAGACGGGCTATCCATAAAACACCTTGGTTTCGCTTTCACCTTTAAAAACATTGATTACCAATTCATTTTATATTGAACCTCAACTTCCATAATTGTCCAGCTAGGTAAAATGACAAACACACATGatgcaaggaacaacacttttAAACTTTATGGTACATTTAGTAATCATATAAATGATATTAAATTCTTTACTTACATTACAAGCATTATGGAAGAAAAAATTCACACTTGCATCAAACTTCTGAACCTTAAAATTACGTAGCTACTGCTAAAACAGCAACTCATCGGTACTGGGTGAGAAATCCTTGACTTTTTTGTCGTTACCGGTATTGTTCCTGGACCGGAAACTGCAAGGATCAGCATCCGCAAGCATCTTTATAACCTCCCGCATTGTCGGGCGCAACGATGGTAGCTTCGTAGTACAAAGAACAGCAACCTTCAGGACCTTGATCATGTCATCCTGGACACTTTCATCTGCCACTTTTTCATCGAGAATCTTAACAACCGCTTCACGGTCACTCAGATGCGTTGAAACCCAGTAAACAATATCTTTTCCTTCCCCGTAATCCTCTTCAATTGGTCTCCTACCAGTTCCTAGCTCTAGCAGCACAACACCGAAGCTATACACATCGCATTTTTCGTTCACTTTAGCAGTATATGCCAGCTCTGCAGGAAATTAGTTCAAAATGTTTGAATACATGCATGTTATGGAACTTTTGGATACAATCCGAATTGAATGAGACGGTCcaatataaaaaatgaaagcaACATCAAACCTGGTGAGCAGATTAAAATTCTAGAGTTGTAGAAAACGTCGCAGAGCAATTGATACAAGCATAGTTGAAATAAGAAACCAACGCTAACATATGTGACCAACAACGATGGAAGGATAAAAGTATGTGCTTTTGCAGATTTGAAACTCACCGGGAGCAATATAGCCATGTGTGCCGGCGAATGAGCTGTAATCAGAACCCTTCCGAGAATTTTCTGCAATCTTTGCAACCCCAAAATCAGCAACTTTTGCCTCATAATCGTCGTCGAGCAGAATGTTGGTGGATTTAATATCTCTGTGAATTATAGCTGGTGAACAATCATGGTGCAGATAAGCAATCCCCCGAGCTGCTCCCAAAGCAATCTTATACCTCTGGCACCAATCCAATTCGGGCTTCCCGCATTTAATCTCTCTGTGAAGCGCTTCAAACAAATTACCATTTGCCATGTACTCAAACACGAGAACACTAGATCCGCCCTTCACTAAACAAGCGTATAGCTTCAGTATATTTTTATGCCTAATCTTCCCCAAAATGTCCATCTCTGCAATCAAAGGCTTCATGCCATCTTCTTTCCAAAGTTGTTTGACAGCTACCGTGCCACGACCTTTCTTCAAATCTATGCGGTAAACTTTCCCTGTACTGCCACTTCCaatcaaattttcttcttccaaatCGCATATCTCATCTGCATCTATTTCCAACTGGTGGAAAGATGCAAGTTTCCATTTCGGATCTATCTCCTTCCCCGCTTCCAAATTATTTTCTCTGTCAACCGCCTTCCCAAGCTTGAAATTCTTATAACTGACAAGCAGTAATCCAGCAAAAGCAGCAACCAACGCCGATGCTATAATAAAGAACAAAACCAGTTTATTTTCAAGCACCCTTTTTTTATTCGG of the Pyrus communis chromosome 1, drPyrComm1.1, whole genome shotgun sequence genome contains:
- the LOC137710530 gene encoding adenylate kinase, chloroplastic, which codes for MACNVSVVHQAMASAIAQPNKAPPQLPCAHLSSSSNSKPKPFKLLRSSQSSFASTFSPSRPQTLIPSRSSKAPNFLVVGCGKAEPLRIMISGAPASGKGTQCQLITQKYGLVHVAAGDLLRAEIASGSENGRRAREYMEQGKLVPDEIVVMMVKDRLLQPDSQEKGWLLDGYPRSSSQAIALKELGFKPDLFILLEVSEDILVERVVGRRLDPITGKIYHLKYSPPETQEIASRLTQRFDDTEEKVKLRLHTHHQNVEAVLSMYEDITVKINGSLAKEDVFAEIDSALTRLVEKRKSTSESLAA
- the LOC137710519 gene encoding serine/threonine-protein kinase-like protein CCR4 encodes the protein MAAPYSLTLFIITFSLLTFLPLSLSSTVSISEYSNQTFICALIHPQNQKSFLNCTSFKFPTAATGSNGGGSQIRLNKNASSSFTAIVAGDGFLCALRPPPSSSSNTYSSLSCWRLSGNHKRIYHGPPVKQLVAGNSHVCGLIEDGSSTSSRLQCWQWHWFNKRTISRHNYGFSSIAVGENFVCGVSQIGKVTCLGSNHLVVGKEPSAINGRNVYRAVSAGFGHACAISSDDSSLDCWGDMKGEKPQGSFTSLALGENRSCALRPNGTVVCWGENNFSMPDALKDTYFTAIEAKRSVFCGVSSYNFSLYCWGNPIFNASNKFTVFGSDVQPGSCTRECPHGSNPLPGYGRFCEHGYKVCQPCQQYDGTSPGPVPSPSPPLESGSSKWSRKMVAFLVVGCVGSLALVVSVCFFVFKYCKTGVGGSRVHDSGPLDDQPQLQAEQGAAAMAGTPVLEKRLSHLVSNGASLEEFPLQLLLEATSNFSEEHKVGTGSYGSVYHATLDDGRKVAIKRAETSISSSHGGYTKRQQDKDCAFVNELESLSRLNHKNLVQLLGFFEDAKERILVYEYLENGSLHDHLHELPHSPLLSWAKRIEVALDAARGIEYLHVYAIPPVIHRDIKSSNILLDDTLRGKVADFGLSLMGPEDEETHLSLGAAGTFGYMDPEYYRLRRLTSKSDVYSFGVVLLELLSGYNAIHKNENGMPRNVVDFVVPYIANDEIHRILDPRVAPPTPFEIEAVAYVGYLAADCVRLQGSDRPTMTHIVSCLENASAYFLAHPSHSRSSSTTEST